Proteins co-encoded in one Stenotrophomonas maltophilia genomic window:
- a CDS encoding ATP-binding protein, with protein sequence MALRIIRSTDPITVTRLNVCIYAAPGLGKTSISFTADKPLLLDFDRGAHRSANRKDTVQVERWEDVAHITADDLADFNTVVVDTAGRALDTLTPDIIRRNPKMGRGGSLTLQGFGQLKAEFVAWLKHLNSLGKDVVLIAHMDEQRNGDEIIERLDVQGGSKGEIYKAADAMGRLSIRDGKRMLNFSPTDASFGKNPGQLEPLEVPHPERDPQFLARVIQQIKDRLNAMTEEQREAQAALEKWRDRTTAAQDVTAINALLPEAKGGSQAMKVLLNDRAAALGLTFDSKAGQYAAPKAA encoded by the coding sequence ATGGCACTGCGCATCATCCGCTCCACCGACCCGATCACGGTCACCCGCCTGAACGTCTGCATCTATGCCGCCCCCGGCCTGGGCAAGACGTCCATTTCCTTCACTGCCGACAAGCCGCTGCTGCTGGACTTCGACCGCGGCGCGCACCGATCGGCCAACCGAAAGGACACCGTGCAGGTGGAGCGCTGGGAAGACGTGGCGCACATCACCGCCGACGACCTGGCCGACTTCAACACGGTGGTGGTCGACACTGCCGGCCGCGCGCTCGACACGCTGACGCCGGACATCATCCGCCGCAATCCGAAGATGGGCCGGGGTGGTTCGCTGACGCTGCAGGGCTTCGGCCAGCTGAAGGCCGAGTTCGTGGCATGGCTGAAGCACCTCAACAGCCTGGGCAAGGACGTGGTGCTGATCGCCCACATGGACGAGCAGCGCAACGGCGACGAGATCATTGAGCGTCTGGACGTCCAGGGTGGCAGCAAGGGCGAGATCTACAAGGCGGCGGATGCCATGGGCCGGCTGTCGATCCGCGACGGCAAGCGCATGCTCAACTTCAGCCCCACCGATGCGTCGTTCGGCAAGAACCCGGGCCAGCTGGAACCGCTGGAAGTACCGCACCCGGAGCGTGACCCGCAGTTCCTCGCTCGCGTGATCCAGCAGATCAAGGACCGGCTCAACGCCATGACCGAGGAACAGCGCGAGGCTCAGGCGGCGCTGGAGAAGTGGCGCGACCGCACCACGGCTGCTCAGGACGTCACCGCGATCAATGCGCTGCTGCCGGAGGCAAAGGGCGGCTCGCAGGCCATGAAGGTGCTGCTGAACGACCGTGCCGCCGCACTCGGCCTTACCTTCGACAGCAAGGCCGGCCAGTACGCCGCGCCGAAGGCAGCCTGA
- a CDS encoding helix-turn-helix domain-containing protein — MISNFPSIIRYMSIGARLEDLRKSRQLTQQQMADIVGTTKQYVGRLEKGQNQTPNGVFLTEWARYFGVNPRWLSSGDGPRNAAESTASHATRPDFVKLAASVDVLRHYLEFTGDPGDWISDPVLLETAYEVVEQFGGDAPTNNVFDLTKILAKKIRGGADGQEQQVRGARTASSG; from the coding sequence ATGATTTCCAACTTTCCGTCAATCATTCGTTACATGAGCATTGGCGCCCGTCTCGAAGACCTGCGGAAGAGCAGGCAACTAACCCAGCAGCAGATGGCCGACATCGTCGGAACCACGAAGCAGTACGTGGGCCGTCTGGAAAAGGGGCAGAACCAGACACCTAACGGGGTGTTCCTCACAGAGTGGGCCCGATATTTCGGAGTGAACCCCCGGTGGCTGTCGTCAGGCGATGGACCGCGTAATGCGGCGGAGTCAACGGCGTCTCATGCCACGCGACCGGATTTTGTGAAGCTTGCCGCCTCGGTCGACGTGCTTCGGCACTACCTAGAGTTCACAGGAGATCCAGGGGATTGGATCAGCGACCCCGTGCTCTTGGAGACCGCGTACGAGGTGGTCGAACAGTTCGGTGGCGATGCGCCGACGAACAACGTGTTCGACCTAACGAAGATTCTGGCAAAGAAGATCAGGGGTGGCGCGGATGGACAAGAACAGCAAGTTCGAGGAGCTCGCACAGCGTCTAGCGGCTAG